A portion of the Bdellovibrio bacteriovorus genome contains these proteins:
- a CDS encoding histidine kinase dimerization/phospho-acceptor domain-containing protein, with product MRTLKASFLLIGSWDARLQEHGAHIATDLNQAWHWIQDSSYDVIALSVTLILGKRFHEFYEEIKRTSPATQFIAVVPEDFSPNQLAFLHQDYSFLRVVSSFQESDLESHLFAALEEANQRKQDENLALLIREQTAQLKRLQIELEERVQKRTRFLTEARRKLYMTNSRIEGFKRALMAVHEASSVVEIEQLLNEAMASSVQTSWIRLFYAPQDDLFAQQVEEQLGFTQLQVPLFRYHEKIGSIFFLRPPEHPFNREESDFLNRVAEAVALALDRIQKLRESESLKEQWEATFNSMSDPVVLIDTNYDIIQSNKALQERLTEQGREQNSRKCYQVLFNREEPCPGCQRGHNFRTQSKGARYFDVFSQSLVLDPDQPPVFVNLYHDITHQLKMEKQILESAKMAELGTIGSSIAHELNNPLGGILSFTQLIKMDMKPDHPLYPDVVEMEAGVQRCKEIVQNLLGFTRSPSADDNGVVSLKDVSLRALKIVELQTKSQGIEVKLHFPAQDITTRGNQNLLAQGLKNVFQNAIDHLSDRIRHEKGFHAVLDLEIASTPQGPEIRVIDNGTLEKNPGLPIGLGLSVAAQIFRDHEAQLHITTNSENKNSARITFEQHEAGAANVTQPN from the coding sequence ATGCGGACTTTAAAAGCCAGCTTTCTATTGATTGGATCCTGGGATGCGCGCCTGCAAGAGCACGGGGCTCATATCGCCACAGATTTAAATCAGGCTTGGCATTGGATTCAAGATTCTAGTTACGATGTGATCGCTCTTTCCGTGACGTTGATTTTGGGAAAACGCTTTCATGAGTTTTATGAAGAGATCAAACGCACCTCCCCAGCCACTCAGTTCATCGCGGTGGTGCCCGAAGACTTTTCGCCGAACCAACTGGCTTTCCTGCATCAAGATTATTCGTTCTTGCGGGTGGTCTCAAGTTTTCAAGAAAGTGATTTAGAATCTCATCTTTTTGCCGCACTAGAAGAAGCCAATCAACGCAAACAAGATGAAAACTTGGCTCTCTTGATCCGTGAACAGACCGCCCAATTAAAGCGCTTGCAAATCGAACTTGAAGAACGGGTGCAAAAAAGAACTCGTTTCTTAACGGAAGCTCGTCGCAAATTGTATATGACCAACTCCCGGATTGAAGGATTTAAGCGGGCGCTGATGGCCGTGCATGAAGCCAGCTCGGTGGTAGAAATTGAACAGCTTTTAAACGAAGCGATGGCCAGCTCGGTGCAAACTTCTTGGATTCGTCTGTTCTATGCTCCTCAAGATGATTTGTTCGCACAGCAGGTGGAAGAACAATTAGGTTTTACCCAATTGCAAGTTCCGCTGTTTCGCTATCATGAAAAAATCGGCTCCATCTTTTTCTTGCGACCGCCCGAACACCCTTTCAACCGCGAAGAAAGTGATTTTTTAAATCGCGTGGCCGAAGCCGTGGCTTTAGCCCTCGACCGCATTCAAAAATTACGTGAGTCGGAATCTTTAAAAGAACAGTGGGAAGCGACATTTAATTCCATGTCCGATCCCGTGGTTTTGATTGATACAAATTATGATATCATTCAGTCCAATAAGGCCTTGCAAGAACGTTTGACCGAGCAAGGGCGCGAACAGAATTCACGCAAATGTTATCAAGTTCTTTTTAATCGTGAAGAGCCGTGCCCTGGTTGCCAACGCGGGCATAACTTCCGCACCCAATCTAAAGGCGCACGATATTTTGATGTCTTTAGCCAAAGCCTTGTCTTAGATCCCGATCAACCGCCCGTGTTCGTAAATCTTTATCACGACATCACTCATCAGCTAAAAATGGAAAAGCAGATTCTGGAATCTGCAAAGATGGCAGAGCTGGGCACAATTGGATCCAGCATCGCCCATGAGTTGAACAATCCATTAGGTGGTATTTTATCATTCACTCAGTTGATTAAGATGGATATGAAGCCGGATCATCCCCTTTATCCCGACGTGGTTGAAATGGAAGCCGGCGTGCAACGCTGTAAAGAGATCGTGCAAAATCTTTTGGGGTTCACACGCTCTCCGAGTGCTGATGACAATGGTGTGGTCTCGCTAAAGGATGTCAGCTTGCGCGCCTTAAAGATTGTAGAGCTGCAAACAAAATCTCAAGGCATTGAAGTGAAACTGCACTTCCCGGCTCAAGACATCACCACGCGCGGGAACCAAAATCTTTTGGCCCAAGGACTTAAAAACGTCTTTCAAAATGCCATTGATCACTTAAGCGATCGCATTCGTCATGAAAAAGGTTTCCATGCGGTTTTAGATTTAGAAATTGCCAGCACTCCTCAAGGACCCGAAATCCGAGTCATAGATAATGGAACTTTAGAAAAAAATCCCGGCTTACCTATTGGTTTAGGTCTTTCTGTGGCCGCGCAAATTTTCCGGGATCATGAAGCACAATTGCACATCACCACGAATTCAGAAAATAAAAACTCAGCGCGCATTACGTTTGAACAGCATGAAGCTGGTGCCGCGAATGTCACCCAGCCGAACTAA
- a CDS encoding PAS domain-containing protein, which yields MKKPQALIKESIFNFDELFFSTTNERGVILSGNDVFVRVSGYSKETMIGAPHSIIRHPDMPRAVFKLFWNMIQSGNPIAAYVKNLAADGTYYWVFAFAFPMEGGYLSIRVKPSSAFFDAAKIIYAKVLEFEKEAELSASLDLLNAEVLAAGFKSYTDFMIQAAFAELNALEGKKAEGHVAKVSGAAADISNLSRQSSEILKSCFEKIQGFQGSNQSFVKTMTDLSESFKKLKYISLNMTISAAKFHETGASLGVVAKEFSKTSEEIQGHLASLLDFVNIVSAGVEKSAVCAVGLDTQMMMVDFFVRESIAKMNVSEHAFEDMLENRQHFSKIFRKGTSVLSEEMASLETHLSNVVEKVMDVRKLTTGLEVIRQMGAVESSRENEIRQTFIHYLDEMKKFINLLQSATHLTHKEMQQMKLDCHAVTEAMRTLSGRVDAIFDQASAVNQVAG from the coding sequence ATGAAAAAACCGCAAGCACTCATCAAAGAAAGTATTTTTAATTTCGATGAGCTCTTTTTCAGTACGACTAATGAAAGAGGCGTTATTCTTTCCGGAAATGACGTGTTTGTTCGTGTCAGTGGCTATTCAAAAGAAACCATGATCGGGGCGCCTCACAGTATTATTCGCCATCCTGACATGCCACGAGCGGTGTTTAAGCTTTTCTGGAATATGATTCAGTCCGGTAATCCAATTGCGGCCTACGTTAAAAATCTCGCGGCGGATGGAACCTATTATTGGGTCTTTGCTTTCGCTTTTCCGATGGAAGGCGGTTATCTTTCGATTCGCGTGAAGCCGTCATCAGCTTTCTTTGATGCCGCTAAAATTATTTACGCCAAAGTTTTAGAATTTGAAAAAGAGGCGGAACTTTCTGCATCGCTCGATCTTCTTAATGCTGAGGTGTTAGCGGCGGGTTTTAAAAGCTATACAGACTTTATGATTCAAGCGGCTTTCGCAGAACTCAATGCGCTTGAAGGAAAAAAGGCTGAAGGCCATGTCGCAAAAGTTTCTGGTGCTGCCGCGGATATCTCAAATTTAAGTCGGCAGTCTTCAGAGATCTTAAAATCCTGCTTTGAAAAAATCCAAGGTTTTCAAGGAAGCAATCAGTCTTTCGTAAAGACCATGACGGACCTGTCAGAGTCCTTTAAAAAGCTCAAATATATTTCGTTAAATATGACCATTTCCGCGGCGAAGTTTCATGAAACCGGAGCGAGCTTAGGCGTTGTGGCCAAAGAGTTTTCTAAAACCTCTGAAGAAATCCAAGGTCACTTGGCGTCACTTTTGGATTTTGTAAATATTGTTTCTGCGGGGGTTGAAAAAAGCGCGGTGTGTGCCGTGGGTTTAGATACGCAAATGATGATGGTGGATTTTTTCGTTCGCGAATCTATTGCCAAGATGAATGTGTCTGAACATGCGTTTGAAGATATGCTTGAAAACCGTCAGCATTTTTCAAAAATTTTCCGCAAAGGCACCTCCGTCTTGTCTGAAGAAATGGCATCATTAGAAACACATCTTTCTAATGTCGTTGAAAAAGTGATGGATGTCCGTAAGCTGACCACGGGTTTAGAAGTCATTCGTCAAATGGGGGCGGTAGAGTCTTCGCGCGAAAATGAAATTCGTCAGACCTTTATTCACTATTTAGATGAGATGAAAAAGTTTATTAATCTTTTGCAGTCGGCAACGCATTTAACTCACAAGGAAATGCAGCAGATGAAATTAGATTGTCATGCTGTGACCGAGGCGATGCGGACTCTTTCGGGAAGAGTCGACGCGATCTTTGATCAAGCCTCTGCGGTCAATCAAGTTGCGGGATGA
- a CDS encoding methyltransferase has translation MSSLNPHFTFQYSQPEEYHFSHDSVFLARRAFEILHQQGFAGKQALDLCAGCGVVGLDFLFHCQSEDIKIIESFDFLEVQDVYLPHFAENLKRADLKDVTARFALGSYADLKNQEPKYDLILSNPPYFRIGQGKMSPSEFKNRCRFFIDSDFKTLLESICDSLMDHGQAFFLLRDLEDHGFDAQEEAQKILADKGRLVRLGDIRGTSFMLFKRNAR, from the coding sequence ATGTCATCGCTCAATCCGCATTTCACCTTTCAGTACTCTCAGCCTGAAGAATATCATTTCAGTCATGATTCGGTCTTTTTGGCTAGGCGAGCGTTTGAAATCCTTCATCAGCAAGGATTTGCCGGTAAACAAGCTTTAGACTTATGCGCCGGCTGTGGCGTGGTGGGACTGGATTTTCTTTTTCACTGCCAAAGCGAAGATATCAAAATTATAGAAAGCTTTGATTTCTTAGAAGTTCAAGATGTCTATCTTCCGCACTTCGCGGAAAATTTAAAACGGGCGGATCTTAAAGACGTCACCGCGCGATTTGCCTTAGGCAGTTATGCGGATTTAAAAAATCAGGAACCTAAGTATGACCTTATTTTAAGCAATCCTCCGTATTTTCGTATCGGGCAAGGCAAGATGTCGCCTTCGGAATTTAAAAACCGCTGCCGATTTTTTATCGATTCAGATTTTAAAACTCTTTTAGAGTCGATCTGCGATTCGCTTATGGATCACGGACAAGCGTTCTTTTTATTGCGCGATCTTGAAGATCACGGATTTGATGCGCAAGAAGAGGCCCAAAAAATTCTGGCTGATAAGGGCCGTTTAGTTCGGCTGGGTGACATTCGCGGCACCAGCTTCATGCTGTTCAAACGTAATGCGCGCTGA
- a CDS encoding M14 family murein peptide amidase A: MQGKIFHQTSWATTERGTPLELYKKTHSSASLSERPILFIGGVHGDEPEGVRLAEELLAWLQHEESQNSEKIRPWILIPCLNPDGYSKNQRTNAAGVDLNRNFPSKDWSSEAKAPRYNPGPSPGSEKEVQALVKLIEDEKPQLIVHFHSWEPCVVYTGAPGKPAAEILASGTTYECREDIGYPTPGSLGQFGWMEHQIPVICIEEQEHMALDKVWPHFQKGLTTLLMGKS, translated from the coding sequence ATGCAAGGAAAAATTTTTCACCAAACTTCTTGGGCTACGACGGAACGAGGCACGCCGCTGGAGCTGTATAAAAAAACACACAGTTCTGCATCACTCTCTGAGCGCCCGATTTTGTTTATTGGTGGGGTTCACGGTGATGAACCGGAAGGTGTGCGTCTAGCCGAAGAGTTGCTTGCATGGTTGCAACATGAAGAAAGTCAGAATTCTGAAAAGATACGCCCTTGGATCCTTATTCCCTGCCTGAATCCCGACGGATATTCTAAAAATCAGCGCACCAACGCTGCTGGCGTCGATCTGAATCGCAATTTTCCCTCGAAAGATTGGAGTTCTGAAGCCAAAGCTCCACGTTATAATCCTGGCCCTTCGCCTGGAAGTGAGAAGGAAGTCCAAGCTCTAGTGAAACTCATTGAGGACGAAAAGCCACAACTCATAGTACACTTTCACTCATGGGAGCCTTGCGTTGTATATACTGGCGCCCCTGGAAAACCGGCCGCTGAAATCTTAGCCTCGGGTACCACCTATGAATGCCGCGAGGATATTGGATATCCGACTCCGGGGTCCTTGGGTCAATTCGGATGGATGGAGCATCAGATCCCCGTCATCTGCATTGAAGAACAAGAACACATGGCACTGGACAAAGTGTGGCCGCATTTCCAAAAAGGACTTACGACTTTGCTCATGGGAAAATCTTAA
- a CDS encoding metallophosphoesterase family protein — translation MKRVLHISDLHFGRIHPPAIASLENFLKANEEKLDLIVMTGDWTQRARSSQYQEAAEFIKKLPVPLLTIPGNHDIPLYNFWVRLLRPLKNYNKYIRELAVDTFESAETVIVGFRTAHKYRTVEGRILEKDILRAKKAFEAADPKALRMIACHHPVFQPKMLSRIRPRHLAQEVLNLKPHIIVSGHSHLNWIELVETEGHKILHISAGSATSDRLRGEVNSFHILEIADSNVRVETYFLEEEGFIIKDPQATRAVSWA, via the coding sequence ATGAAGAGAGTGTTGCACATATCAGATCTCCACTTCGGTCGCATTCATCCTCCCGCGATTGCTTCTTTGGAAAACTTCCTTAAAGCTAACGAAGAGAAACTAGATCTCATCGTTATGACAGGGGATTGGACTCAACGAGCCCGTTCATCGCAATATCAGGAAGCGGCCGAGTTTATCAAGAAACTTCCGGTTCCTTTGCTTACGATTCCTGGAAATCATGATATTCCACTTTATAACTTTTGGGTGCGATTGCTGCGGCCATTAAAAAATTATAATAAATATATCCGTGAGTTGGCGGTGGATACGTTTGAATCTGCTGAAACCGTGATCGTGGGTTTTAGAACCGCCCATAAATACCGCACCGTCGAGGGGCGTATCTTAGAAAAAGATATTCTTCGCGCAAAAAAAGCTTTCGAAGCGGCTGATCCTAAAGCCTTGCGCATGATTGCGTGTCACCATCCGGTGTTTCAGCCGAAGATGCTCAGTCGCATTCGGCCACGGCATTTAGCCCAAGAAGTTCTAAATCTAAAACCTCATATTATCGTCAGCGGGCATTCCCATTTAAACTGGATTGAGTTGGTAGAGACGGAGGGGCATAAAATTTTGCACATCTCTGCCGGCAGTGCGACCAGCGATCGTTTGCGTGGTGAGGTTAACAGCTTTCACATTCTTGAAATCGCGGATAGCAATGTTCGCGTAGAAACTTATTTTTTAGAAGAAGAAGGGTTCATCATCAAAGACCCTCAGGCGACTCGAGCGGTCTCCTGGGCTTAA
- a CDS encoding sigma-54-dependent transcriptional regulator, with amino-acid sequence MRSQRVLILDDESSLRTALFRVLDRKGLNVITANKIEEAKVLCQGDTQVDLAIVDLNLPDGDGIEFMGYLKNLFPATEVIILTGHATIESAIRATQKGAFHFVTKPFNLEELMSLIEKALTHKKLQQENQQLRSELNKKYKFDQIIGNSEQIQGVLRLIERVADSDSTVLVTGESGTGKELIARAIHYNSPRAQGPFIPINCGAIPSELLESELFGHVKGAFTGAIANRVGRFEMADGGTIFLDEIGDLEPSLQVKLLRALQERSFEPVGSTKTVTVNARVIAATNLNLDEAVENGRFREDLYYRLNVIPITVPALRERKADIPLLLNHFMDIFSKNKGRGLNGITPDALDCLVNYPWPGNIRELENLVERMTILKGHGQIDNSDLPVKYKSSKAATADVGGLEIPDAGMDFNSAVDAYENALILKALEKTGWNRNQAAALLRLNRTTLVEKIKKKGLNPPNEVNPS; translated from the coding sequence ATGCGTAGCCAACGCGTTCTTATATTAGACGACGAATCCTCATTACGAACAGCCTTGTTCAGAGTATTAGACCGAAAAGGGTTGAACGTCATTACGGCCAATAAGATCGAAGAAGCCAAAGTTTTATGCCAAGGGGATACGCAAGTAGATCTTGCGATCGTCGACTTAAATCTTCCGGACGGAGATGGCATCGAATTCATGGGCTATCTTAAAAATCTTTTTCCGGCAACCGAAGTCATTATCTTAACGGGTCACGCGACAATTGAATCAGCTATTCGGGCCACACAAAAAGGGGCCTTCCATTTTGTGACGAAGCCCTTCAACCTCGAAGAGCTTATGAGTCTTATTGAAAAAGCTCTTACCCATAAAAAGCTCCAACAAGAAAATCAGCAGCTTCGTTCTGAACTGAATAAGAAATATAAATTCGACCAAATCATCGGCAACAGTGAGCAGATCCAAGGCGTTTTACGTTTGATTGAACGCGTGGCCGATTCAGACTCTACGGTGTTAGTGACCGGCGAATCGGGAACTGGTAAAGAGCTTATCGCCCGCGCAATTCACTACAACTCTCCACGCGCGCAAGGTCCTTTTATTCCGATCAATTGCGGAGCGATTCCTTCAGAGCTTTTAGAAAGTGAACTTTTTGGTCACGTGAAAGGTGCCTTCACCGGCGCGATAGCCAACCGCGTGGGCCGTTTTGAAATGGCTGACGGCGGTACTATCTTTTTGGATGAAATCGGCGACCTTGAACCGTCTTTACAGGTAAAACTTTTGCGCGCCTTGCAAGAACGCAGTTTTGAGCCCGTCGGCTCAACCAAAACTGTGACGGTGAATGCTCGAGTGATTGCAGCAACCAATCTAAATCTTGATGAAGCTGTCGAAAATGGCCGGTTTCGCGAAGATCTTTACTATCGCTTGAACGTCATTCCAATCACGGTGCCCGCATTGCGTGAAAGAAAAGCTGACATTCCGCTTTTACTAAATCACTTCATGGATATTTTTAGTAAAAACAAAGGGCGTGGTCTTAATGGGATCACTCCTGATGCTTTGGACTGTCTAGTCAACTATCCATGGCCAGGAAATATTCGTGAGCTTGAAAACCTAGTTGAGCGCATGACAATTTTAAAAGGTCACGGACAGATCGATAATTCAGATCTGCCTGTGAAATACAAATCCAGCAAAGCGGCTACCGCGGATGTGGGGGGCCTAGAAATCCCGGATGCGGGAATGGATTTCAATTCGGCCGTGGATGCCTATGAAAATGCTTTGATTTTGAAAGCCTTAGAAAAGACCGGCTGGAATCGTAATCAAGCCGCCGCTTTATTAAGACTGAATCGCACCACACTGGTGGAGAAGATTAAGAAAAAAGGCCTTAATCCGCCGAACGAAGTCAATCCTAGCTAA
- the glmU gene encoding bifunctional UDP-N-acetylglucosamine diphosphorylase/glucosamine-1-phosphate N-acetyltransferase GlmU, with protein sequence MAANASEKLTVIALAAGKGTRMKSPLPKVLHPVAGRPMIEKVIQASKKAGAVEVRVVVGHGQNLVRQVVEPMGVSCYVQEEQAGTAHAVRCAKPENIEGDVIIMNGDVPLIEAHEIKEFVRVFREEKYDLAVVTAVVKRPGDLGRIVRHHGDIVAIVEAKDASAETLKIAEINTGIFIAKASILAEYLPKIQNNNAKKEFYITDLISLCIQDKCKVQAIKSTPKVAVGVNDQMELAKATRLIFQRKALQLMESGVLMIDPKTTYVEESVEIGAGTVIYPNVFIRGRSKIGSFCVIESNAFISDSEIADSVQVRGGSYLESSRVHSKASVGPYARLRPDTEIGEEAHVGNFVEMKKVKFGKKSKAGHLTYLGDAEIGEEVNIGCGTITCNYAADKKKYKTKIGNRVFVGSDTQFVAPIEVGDDAVIGSGSTITKSVPAKALAVARGKQFVKENYVAKASEPENKE encoded by the coding sequence ATGGCAGCAAATGCTTCAGAAAAATTGACGGTGATCGCTTTGGCGGCGGGTAAAGGCACTCGCATGAAATCTCCATTGCCAAAGGTTCTTCATCCCGTGGCGGGACGTCCCATGATCGAAAAAGTCATCCAAGCCTCTAAAAAGGCCGGTGCGGTGGAAGTCCGCGTTGTCGTGGGGCACGGGCAGAATCTGGTTCGCCAAGTTGTGGAGCCGATGGGAGTGTCTTGCTATGTTCAAGAAGAACAAGCCGGCACAGCTCACGCGGTACGGTGTGCTAAACCAGAAAATATCGAAGGCGACGTTATTATCATGAATGGCGATGTGCCTTTGATTGAAGCTCACGAAATCAAAGAATTCGTACGGGTCTTCCGCGAAGAAAAATATGATCTGGCCGTGGTCACGGCGGTCGTCAAAAGACCTGGAGATTTAGGGCGTATCGTGCGCCATCATGGCGACATCGTCGCCATCGTGGAAGCCAAGGATGCTTCGGCGGAAACTTTAAAAATTGCGGAAATTAATACTGGTATTTTCATTGCGAAAGCTTCTATTTTGGCGGAATACCTTCCAAAGATCCAAAATAACAACGCCAAAAAAGAATTCTATATCACCGATTTGATTTCCTTGTGCATCCAAGACAAATGCAAAGTGCAAGCAATCAAATCCACGCCAAAAGTGGCGGTGGGTGTAAACGATCAAATGGAGTTGGCAAAAGCCACGCGTTTGATTTTTCAACGTAAGGCTTTGCAGCTGATGGAATCCGGCGTTTTGATGATCGATCCTAAAACCACCTATGTGGAAGAGTCCGTGGAGATCGGCGCAGGCACGGTGATTTACCCGAATGTCTTTATTCGGGGTCGCAGCAAAATTGGATCTTTCTGTGTGATTGAATCCAATGCTTTTATTTCTGATTCAGAGATTGCTGACAGCGTGCAAGTGCGTGGCGGGAGTTATTTAGAGTCCTCGCGCGTGCACAGTAAGGCCTCGGTCGGTCCTTATGCGCGTTTGCGCCCGGACACAGAGATTGGCGAAGAAGCGCATGTCGGTAACTTTGTGGAAATGAAGAAAGTAAAATTCGGCAAAAAATCCAAAGCCGGTCATTTGACTTATTTGGGTGATGCGGAAATTGGCGAAGAAGTAAACATCGGTTGTGGCACTATTACGTGCAATTATGCAGCCGATAAAAAGAAATATAAAACTAAGATTGGCAATCGTGTTTTTGTGGGCAGTGATACGCAGTTCGTGGCTCCGATCGAAGTCGGCGACGACGCGGTGATTGGCTCGGGCTCAACGATCACCAAGAGTGTGCCCGCCAAAGCATTGGCCGTGGCTCGAGGCAAGCAGTTCGTTAAAGAGAACTACGTTGCTAAAGCATCAGAACCTGAAAATAAAGAATAG
- a CDS encoding HAD family hydrolase → MHVRSIAFDLDDTLLDTSAILIPSAAKRACEAMLSAGLHCQLGECLQMRQELSVLNSHTEIFSSIIKRFGATHPEKAMQGAIEAFYNPFVPAHLPLLSGALENLERLKKNYNLYLVTMGSLEGQKKKIAALDIEKHFKKIFIVDSLSGNRKESAFKEILNEEGHAPEELLSVGNRLTSEIRDGKKVGAKTCYFAYGEHVGEKAQQPEDHPDYTIYHHRELIPQCGL, encoded by the coding sequence ATGCACGTTCGCTCTATTGCCTTTGATCTTGATGATACTTTGCTAGATACCTCGGCAATTTTAATTCCGTCGGCGGCAAAACGCGCGTGTGAGGCCATGCTCAGCGCAGGCTTGCACTGCCAATTGGGGGAATGCCTGCAAATGCGCCAAGAGCTTTCGGTTCTCAATTCCCACACCGAAATCTTTTCTAGCATCATCAAACGTTTTGGGGCCACCCATCCCGAAAAAGCCATGCAAGGGGCCATCGAAGCCTTTTATAATCCTTTCGTGCCGGCACACTTGCCTCTTTTATCCGGAGCTTTAGAAAATCTGGAGCGCTTAAAAAAGAACTATAACTTGTACCTCGTAACGATGGGATCGCTAGAAGGGCAAAAAAAGAAAATTGCCGCTTTAGATATCGAAAAGCATTTTAAAAAAATATTTATAGTCGACAGTCTTTCGGGAAATCGCAAAGAATCGGCCTTTAAAGAAATTCTGAACGAAGAAGGCCATGCTCCCGAAGAGTTGCTGAGCGTCGGCAACCGCCTGACCAGCGAAATTCGCGACGGCAAAAAAGTGGGCGCAAAAACTTGTTACTTTGCTTACGGGGAACACGTCGGTGAAAAAGCCCAACAACCCGAAGACCATCCTGATTACACCATCTATCACCATCGAGAGCTGATTCCTCAATGCGGACTTTAA
- the glmS gene encoding glutamine--fructose-6-phosphate transaminase (isomerizing): MCGIVGYLGPKNPKDIIVSGLKKLEYRGYDSAGVAILDQGKTKRVRAQGKLKALEDKLQHEKFDGHIGIGHTRWATHGKPSERNAHPHQVRGINLVHNGIIENYLDIREELLAQGADITSDTDSELVAHLIANEVDQTKDLFKAVENTLDKLRGAFSILVMWEQEPDRLVAFKDGPPLVVGLGEKEVFVASDVQALIQYTKKFVYLEDREVASIKGSDVQFFSANGFPIQKKIVELNWNPEMVEKQGYAHYMLKEIYEQPRAVAAAIEPHVNPETFTVALKNIGFGGQPVQKLEELDSKTDWAKTQEVFKGIERVFIIACGTSNYAGMVGKYLIEQLAKVPVEVDIASEFRYRNPVIPPKTLVLTISQSGETADTLAAIRMAKEMGATTLSICNVRNSTIDREAHGHLYMNSGPEIGVASTKAFTSTMAVLNCLAIAMGRSRGVMNEANEKDLVRSLLAVPSQMEGVLAYDKYFEEAASKLKLFRGFLYMGRGTSYPIAMEGALKLKELAYMHAEGYAAGEMKHGPLALIDERMAIVMVAPTDHLYEKTISNLEEARARGGKVISIGTGDNEKLRSISEYYLAIPQAHWTVSAILTVIPLQLMSYHLASNLGYDVDQPRNLAKSVTVE; this comes from the coding sequence ATGTGTGGAATTGTTGGTTACCTAGGTCCTAAAAATCCTAAAGACATTATTGTCAGTGGTCTAAAAAAATTAGAATACCGTGGTTATGACAGTGCCGGGGTGGCCATTTTAGATCAGGGCAAAACCAAACGGGTGCGTGCGCAAGGTAAATTGAAAGCTTTAGAAGACAAGCTTCAACATGAAAAGTTTGATGGTCATATCGGCATTGGTCACACGCGCTGGGCCACACACGGGAAACCTTCAGAACGTAATGCCCATCCTCATCAAGTGCGCGGGATTAATTTGGTTCACAACGGCATTATCGAAAACTATCTTGATATCCGTGAAGAGCTTTTAGCCCAAGGCGCCGACATTACGTCGGACACAGATTCTGAATTGGTCGCACATTTAATCGCAAATGAAGTGGATCAAACCAAAGATCTTTTCAAGGCCGTAGAAAACACTCTTGATAAATTGCGTGGTGCCTTTTCAATCTTAGTGATGTGGGAGCAAGAACCCGATCGTCTGGTTGCATTTAAAGATGGTCCTCCATTGGTTGTCGGATTGGGCGAAAAAGAAGTTTTCGTTGCTAGCGACGTGCAAGCTTTGATTCAGTACACTAAAAAATTCGTGTACCTTGAAGATCGCGAAGTCGCTTCTATCAAAGGTTCTGACGTTCAGTTCTTTTCGGCTAATGGATTCCCGATTCAAAAAAAGATTGTCGAGCTTAACTGGAATCCAGAGATGGTGGAAAAGCAGGGCTACGCCCATTACATGCTGAAAGAAATCTATGAACAGCCCCGTGCCGTGGCGGCTGCGATTGAACCGCATGTGAACCCAGAAACTTTCACGGTCGCTTTAAAAAACATTGGTTTCGGCGGACAGCCTGTTCAAAAACTTGAAGAGCTCGACAGCAAAACGGACTGGGCGAAAACCCAAGAAGTTTTTAAAGGTATTGAGCGTGTCTTCATTATCGCTTGTGGAACTAGTAACTATGCCGGGATGGTGGGTAAATACCTTATTGAACAATTGGCAAAAGTGCCGGTGGAAGTCGATATTGCCAGCGAGTTCCGGTACCGCAATCCGGTGATTCCGCCAAAAACTTTGGTTCTAACAATTTCTCAATCTGGGGAAACGGCGGACACGCTCGCGGCGATTCGTATGGCGAAAGAAATGGGTGCAACCACTTTGAGTATTTGTAATGTGCGAAACTCAACGATTGATCGCGAAGCGCATGGTCACCTGTACATGAACTCAGGTCCCGAAATTGGCGTGGCTTCAACAAAAGCCTTCACCAGCACGATGGCCGTTTTAAACTGCCTAGCGATCGCAATGGGGCGTTCTCGTGGCGTGATGAATGAAGCCAATGAAAAAGATCTCGTGCGTTCTTTATTGGCGGTACCAAGTCAGATGGAAGGTGTCCTTGCTTATGATAAGTATTTCGAAGAAGCCGCTTCGAAGCTAAAACTTTTCCGTGGTTTTCTTTACATGGGTCGAGGCACAAGCTATCCGATCGCGATGGAAGGAGCTTTGAAGCTCAAAGAACTTGCTTACATGCACGCCGAAGGTTACGCCGCCGGCGAAATGAAGCATGGTCCTTTAGCGTTGATTGATGAGCGCATGGCGATCGTGATGGTGGCGCCGACGGATCATTTGTACGAAAAGACTATCAGCAATTTAGAAGAAGCTCGTGCCCGTGGTGGAAAAGTCATTTCTATTGGCACCGGGGATAATGAAAAACTGCGTTCGATCAGTGAATATTATTTAGCAATTCCTCAAGCGCATTGGACGGTCTCGGCCATCTTGACTGTGATTCCGCTGCAGTTGATGAGTTATCATTTAGCCAGCAATCTAGGTTATGATGTGGACCAGCCCCGCAATTTAGCGAAGTCGGTCACCGTCGAATAG